TGGGGCGGGACAGTCACAGTGGATTCAGGGCGGGCGGCAGCGCGCAGGCGGCGCTCCCCCGCGTCCAGCAGGGCCGTGACATGCGGCAGCAGGTCGGTGTGGTACAGCGCGGCGAGGGGCTGGGGGCGACCCTCTGCGTCCAGGGCGAGCACAGCCAGGGCATCCGGCGTGCGCGCCCGTGCCAGCGTTTCCCAGTACTGGGGGGTCAGGCGCGGCATGTCCACCCCGGCAAAGGCCAGCCAGCCGGGTCCGACCTCCGCCTGTGCCGCTTGCAGGGCGGCTTCCAGCGCGGCAAGTGGTCCCTCACTGGGGCGGGTGTCGGGCACGCCCTGCCAGCCGGGCAGCGCGTACCTTCCGGGCGGCGCGATCAGGAGGCGCAGGGGGCAGCCCGTCAGGCTCGCGGCGACGTGTTCCAGCAGGGTCTGCCCCTCCAGCCGCGCCGCCGCCTTGTCGCTCCCGAAGCGCCGGGACTGGCCGCCCGCCGTGATGGCCGCAGTGAAGGGCATGCTTGAGTGTTCCATACATCCGGCAAGGCCAGCGTGGGCGATTGTGCGGCCTTCACGATTCATCCAGATTGCACGGTATCCGACACTGTGCCGCCTATGGCTGTGTACACACTGCCATTGCTCACATTTCAGCTCGACCTGGGGAGGTTCACCATGAAGAGGTTCCTCGCGCTTGCCCTGCCCCTCGCCCTCGCTTCCTGCACCATGATGTTGCCCGGCAGCCCGTACACCCTGGGCAAGCAGCCCGCCGCCGGGGACCTGAACCCCAGCGGGACGGTCACGGGCAGAGTTTCCGGCGACACGGTGATGACCCAGGCGCAGGTCATGGGGCTGAAGCCCAACCAGTACTACGTGGCGCACTACCACAACCAGGGGACCGCCAGCGCCGACCCGTGCAGCAGCGGCGGCCCGGCGATCATGAGCAGCAAGATCGTCGGCATGACCGACGCTGGCGGGAGGCTGACGCTGATGGGCAGCGCCCCACGCGCCGACGTGATGAACGCCACCTACTTCAACATCCACACGGCCAGCGATGCCCAGGGCACGCCCGCCGATCCGGGGGTCGCCTGCACTGCCGTGAAGATGGGGATGATGGGGATGTAGTTCCTGCGTTACCCTGCCCCCGTGAGCGTCCGAATCCTGGGCGGCAGCGCGAAGGGCCGCGCCCTGAAAGTGCCCGGCAGTGCCCGGCCCAGCGGTGCCCGTATCCGCAAGAGCCTCTTTGACCTGCTGGCGTCCCGCGCGCCTTCCGGGACCTTCCTCGACCTGCACGGCGGCAGCGGCGCGGTGGGCCTGGAGGCCGCCAGCCGGGGCTACGAGGTGACCCTGGTGGAAAAGGACGCGGGGGCCGCCCGCACGCTGGAGGAGAACAGCCGCGCGCTGGGCCTGCCCGTCCGCCTCCTGCGCGGCGACGCCCTGAGCCTGCTGCCGCGCCTGGGCGAGTTCGACGTGGTGTTCAGCGACCCGCCCTACGTGCAGGACATCCCGCGCCTGGCTGGCCGACTCCTGGCCTCCAGCGTGGTCGTGCCCGGCGGCCTGCTGGTCTGCCAGCATCCCGACCGCCTCCACCTGCCCGACGTGCCCGGCTATGAGCGCGAGGAACGGGTCTACGGCAGCAACACCCTCACCCTCTATGTCCGGGATAACATCGGACCCGCATGAACGCCGTCTTTCCCGGCTCCTTCGATCCCGTCACCAGCGGTCATATGGACGTGCTGACGCGCGCCTCGCGCATCTTCGACCACGTCACCGTGACTGTGATGCACAACGCCCGCAAGCAGGGCCACCACCTCTTCAGCCTGGAGGAGCGGCTGGAGATCCTGCGGGAGGCGACCGGGCACCTGCCCAGCGTCAGCGTGGACAGCTTCAGCGGCCTGCTGGTGGACTACATGCGCCAGCAGCAAAAGGGCATTATCATCCGTGGCCTGCGCGCCGTCTCCGACTACGAATACGAACTCCAGATCGCGCACCTCAACCGCCAGATCGGGGAGGTCGAGACGGTGTTCATCATGGCCGCGACCCGCTGGAGCTTTGTCAGCAGCACGATGGTCAAGGAAATCGCCAGCTACGGCGGCAACATCAGCGAGATGGTGCCCCGGGCGAGCGCGGCGGCGCTGCGGCGCAAGTTCGCGGAACAGTACGCGGAAAGAGAGGTAGGCTTGAAAAGCCCCTCGGGGGAGGGCTGAAAGCCGAAGGTCAGGGCAACTCCCCCCCCCTCACTCTTTGGGGGGATGACTGCCTGGCCCCCTGCCCCTAAGGTCAGGTATGCGACTTCTGGCTCTGGCGGGCTTGATCCTGCTCGGCGCGGCGCAGGCAGCGGGTTTTCCCTGGGAGCGGGGCTTTCTGGATGTGGGTTCCAGCGTCCGCGAGCCTCTGGTGTTCACCTGGGACCAGCCTGAACTGTCGCCACCTTCGGGCGGATGGGAGCGGCAGCCGCTGCAAGTCCCCCTCGGCGTGGTGTGGTCGGCGCGGCCCGTCTCTGGCCCTCAGGCCACCCTGACACCCGGCCTGCCCGTGCGGTTCGGGCGTGAACAGTTCGTGCCGGTCAACCTCAAGACGAGCCTGACCGTGCCCGCCGTGGTGAACCTGCTGGCGGAGGCCCCAGCACGGAGATCACCGGCCACGACCGGGCTGCGGATCGCCTTCCCGCTGGCCGTCAATCCGGCGGTGCCCGCCCCGTCCCCGCTCGCCGCCGGGCAGGAATTCCTGCGGCTGGGCGGCGACGCGGTGTACCGGCGGGCCGGTCAGGGGCTGCCCTATCCCGCGCTGACGGGCCGGGTGCTGACCCTCCGGCGGCTGGAGGCGGGTCGGGCGGTCTTCTTCACGGACGGCCTGGGGGAAGTCGTGCGCGAGGGCGACCCGCAAGCGGGCTTTTCGGACCTGGCGCCGCTGGTGGATGACCCAGCCCTCCCCGCACTCAAGGGGCGGTATGAGGGCAAGCCGGTGTGGGCCTACGGCGGGCTGGGGGGAGTGTGTCAGCCCGCGCCGGAGATGTCTCAGGGGGTCGAGGCCCCGCTGCGCGAGCCGCTGAAGGTGCGGCGTGTCCTGCGGCTGGCGCGTCCGCTGGTGCTGAACGCGAGCGGTGGCTTCGGGGACGAGGTGGGGCACGGCGCGGACAGCATTGCCCTCACGCCGCTGGTATTCCTGCTGGACAGCCGCGCCCTTGGCCCTAACGGCAGCTTCTCCGCGACGGGCGCAGCCGCCGAGCAATTGCACGAACAGCTCCTGAACGGGGCGGGCATGACGGACACAGCGGCGTGCGGCGTGAGCTTCCCCGCCTTCCTGCCCGACACCTGGGCCGTGGAACGGGTCTTCAGCCTGACCCCGCCGAGTGCGGCTGTCCCGGCGGAACCCCCCGCCGACCCCCGTGGGCTGACGCGCTGGCAGTATGCCTGGCTGTTCGGCTTTCCCAGCGCCACCTTCGGCACGCGGGACGAGCTGCTGAAAAAGTCCGTCTGGGAATACCGCAACATTCCCTTTCCCGCCAGCGTGACCTTTGACGCGGCGGGCAAGGTCGGCAGCGTGGAGGTGCCGCGGCTGCCCTGAAGAGGAAGAGGCCGGGGCAACACGGCCCCGGCCTCTTCCTGATCTCAGACTTCCTGTTTCAAGCCCTCGGCGGCCACACGCAGTGCCCCCACCTTGTCGGTCTGTTCCCAGGGGAATTCGGGGCGGCCGAAGTGTCCGTACGCGGCGGTCTGCGCGTAGATGGGGCGCCGGAGGTCAAGCTGGGCGATGATCGCCTGGGGCCGCGCGTCGAAGTGGTCGCGCACCAGTTCGGCCAGTTTCTCGTCGCTGACGGTGCCGGTGCCGTAGGTGTCCACGCGCAGGCTAACGGGGTGCGCCCGCCCGATGGCGTAGGCGACCTCCACCAGTGCCCGCCGTGCCAGGCCCGCCGCGACGATGTTCTTGGCGATGTAGCGGGCGTAGTAGGCGGCCGAGCGGTCCACCTTGGTCGGGTCCTTGCCGCTGAACGCGCCGCCGCCGTGCGGAACGGCCCCGCCGTAGGTATCCACGATGATCTTGCGCCCGGTCAGGCCGGTGTCGCCGTGGGGGCCACCAATCACGAATTTGCCGCTGGGGTTGATGAAGTATTTGGTGTCGGGGGTCAGCAGCTCCGCCGGGATCACGGCGGGGATCACGTGTTCGAGCATGTCCGCGCGAATCTGCTGCTGGCTCACGTCGTCGCCGTGCTGGGTGCTGATCACGACCGTGTCCACGAACGTCTGGGTGGCCTCGTGCGGCTCGCCGTCACGGACAACTGTGACCTGAGCCTTGGCGTCGGGGCGCAGGTAGGGGAGCGTGCCGTTCTTGCGGAGTTCGGCCAGGCGGCGCGTGAGCCCGTGCGCCAGCGAGATGGGCAGGGGCATCAGTTCCGGCGTCTCGTCGGTCGCGTAGCCGAACATCAGGCCCTGGTCGCCCGCCCCGATGCGGCTGAAGGCGTTCTCGGGCCGCGTGCGCTCCTCTTCCGACATCTCGCGCCATTCCTCGGAGAAGTTCACGCCGCCCGCGATCTCCGGACTCTGCTCGTGAATGGACACCAGCACCGCGCTGTACTCGGCGTCAAAGCCGTAGTTGGCGCGGGTATAGCCCACCTTCATCACGGCGTCGCGCACCGTCTTCTGCACGTCCACCCGCGCGTTATGCGCCGTCACCTCGCCCGCCACGACCGCCATGCCGGTGGTCAGCAACGTCTCGACCGCCACGCGGCTGCCCGGCTCCTGCCGCAGAAACTCGTCGAGCAGCGAGTCCGAGATGAAATCCGCCAGCTTGTCCGGGTGGCCTTCCGATACCGACTCCGACGTGTAAAACTTCCGCATGTTCGCTCCTCTACGCGCGGGGGGGCGTCTCACAGAACCACCTGGAGAGGGATGTCGCTGCGGTCCCCGCACGGCCCGCCTTCCCGTGAGGGCGGTACCGGGGCAGCGTACTCCATCGGCCCGGCCCGGCGAAAGGACAAAGGGTGACGATGCGGGATCACCGGGCGGCCCGGCCCGGCGACTCCAGGGGCAACTCGTAGCACAGGCTGCCCTCCACGCCCACGTAGTACCCGTAGTTCGGGATGCGCCGGAACCCCGCCGACTCGTACAGATGGATCGCTTCCGCCTGCAATTCTCCCGTTTCCAGCACCAGCCGCCGGAACCCCAGCGCCCGCCCCCGCTCGATCAGGCCGGTCAGGATCTGGCGTCCCAGGCCCCGGCCCCGCGCTTCCGGCAGGGTATACATGCGTTTGACCTCCGCCGTGTCCGGCCCGATCCGTTTCAGGGCGCCACAGGCCAGCAGCGCCCCGCCTTCCTCCACCGCCAGCAGGGCGCCGCCCCCGCCGGAGAGGACCGCCGGGTCGAAGGGTTCGGTGCGCTCGTCGGTGTCCTGGTAGAGGGCCCGCAACTCGCGCTGCTGGGCGTTCATCAGGTCAATGACGTGCGGATGGTCGGGAGAAAGGTCGAGCAGGGCGGGCATGGGGAAGGGTAACACGGGGTTGAAGGCGGCCCTACGGCCCGGCCCTCTCCGCATCCGCCTCCATCGCCGCCGCAATCCCCGCAGGCAGTTCCGCCGCCACCCGCTCCAGCGTGCGCGCCGCCGCCGCGCGCACCATCTTCTCGAAGGCCGCGCCGCCCCAGCCCTCGGCCTGGGGAGTGTACAGGTGGGCGCGGAAGTGAAAGAGAAAGGTGACCGTCCCGGCGCCGTCCGCCTCGGCCTGCCCGGCGACCTCCACCCAGGCCCGCTCACCGTCCACGGGCTGCGGCGTGAGGGTCGCGCCGTCCGGCGTCAACGTCAGGAGGCTGTGGAAGGGCAGGTCCACCTCCCCCAGCACGGGGACGGGCACGATCAGTTCCCCGCTGACCCCGCGCGTGTCGCCGCTCAGGCCGCGCAGGAAGCGCACCCGCGCCAGCGCCTTGCCCGCGTCACGGACGAACGCGAGGGCGGCGGCCCTTCCGCCGGGGTGCGCCAGGGTAAAGGATTGCTGCGCCTCGATCAGCACGCCGGGATCAGTCCACCCACTCGATCACCACACGGTTCTCGGCCAGGGCCGCCTGCAACTCGGCGTCCGAGGCGCTGCGGAGCCGGGGCAGGTGCGCGAAGCGGGGCGTGGCCGACGCATACCCCAGCCGCACGATCACGTCGTCACTCAGTTCGTCCTTGCCGACGCGCCACACCAGTTGCCCGCCCAGCGCCTCCAGTTGCCGGGCGAGGTCCGGGGGCAGGTCCGGAGAGGAGGGGCCAGTCATGGGGGCTATTGTACGTGGGGCAGCGGGAGGATAGAACGGAGGGCATGACCCCCCCCCTGTCGTGGCGAGAACTGGAAACCCGCGTGGGCCTCGACGCGCTGCCCGACTTTCACCGCGCCTTCCTGACCTGGCGCGGCGTGGAGGACGCCGCCGGAATGCCGCTGCGCCGCGTGGGCCAGCGCGTCGAGGCCGAACTCAACCGCATGGCTCAGACCGGGCAGGCCCAGCGCGGGGAAGGCGACTGGACCCTCGCACCGGGGGCACTCGACGGCTTCGAGGCGGCCGGGCCGTACCTGGGGGCCGAGGGCTGAAGCCGCCCTCCTCTGCCTTCTGCCCTCAGCCCTGGGCGTGCGTCAGCACGTTGCAGGTACAGCGCGCGAGCGTCGTCGTCCGGCCCCGCTCGTCGCGAATCTCGACCGTCCACACCATCACGCTGCGACCCCGGTAGGCCAGAACCGCTTCGGCGGTGACGAAGCCGCCCGTCACGCCGCGCACGTGCGTGCCGCTGACATCCACGCCGACGCCCACCTGCCGCCGCACGTCCAGATTCAGCCAGGTGCCTATGCTGGCGAGTTCCTCGGCCAGGGCCAGACTGGCGCCGCCATGCAGGCGTCCGGCGGGCTGGCGGTTGCCCTCGACCGGCATCCGGGCGCTCACGCGCTCACGGGTCGCGGTGAGAAGCTGGATGCCCAGGCGCTCGCCCAGCGTGCCCTGAAGGCCGTGCAGGCGGGCGGCGAGTTCTTCCGGCGTCAGGAATTCCAGGTCTTCGGGGGTGGGCAGGAAGAGATCGGGATGCAATGCCGGTTCAGGAGGGGTCATGGGGGGAGGATACGGCAGGCGCTCAGGCGGGGGCCGCCTCCGTCACACACGCCTCGAACGCCGCCGCGTATTCCGCCCTCTCCAACCCGCGCCCGATAAACACCAGTTCGGCCCTGCCGTCGGCCTCGTCCCAGGCATCGGCGGTGAAGAGGTCGCGCACGGCCTGGAACAGGACGCGCTGCGGGTAGCCGTACAGGCTCAGGAACCCCTTCACCCGCAGCACCTCGGCGGGGCGCGTGAGGATGAAGTCGGTCATGAAACGTTGCCAGCGGTACGGGTCGAGGGGCCGGTCGGCGCGCAGGGTGAAGGTCTTCAGGCCGGGTGTGTGCCGCACGGGTTGCGCGTCCTCCAGCACCCGAGGGTCGAAGTCGTCGCGGGCGAGGAGGGCCGCCGCGTCCACCTGCCCGCGCTCCACCCGCACGATCCGCGCCAGGGGGTTCATCCCGCGCAGCACATCCTCGGCGTGGTCCAGACGGGCCGGGTCGGCCAGATCGGTCTTGTTCAGCACGACGACGTTCGCGTAGGCGAGTTGCCGCGCGGCCTCGGGATGGTCTTGCAGGGTCTGGAGGACGTGCCGGGCATCCACCACCGCGACCAGCGTGGTCAGGCGGAAGGCGGCACGCACCGAGCGGTCGAGCAGCGTGGTCAGGACCGGGGTGGGGTCGGCCACACCGCTGAGTTCGACCAGCACGGCGTCGGGCTTGTGCTCCCGTAAGGCGATGGTGACCAGCGCGCGCAGCAGGTCGTCCCGGCCCGTGCAGCACAGGCAGCCCGCCGTGAGTTCGGTCACGTCCTCCTGAAGGCGCTCGATCAGGCCGCCGTCCACGCCGGTCTGCCCGAACTCGTTCACGATCACGCCCAGGCGCCGCGGCAGCGAGCGGATCAGGTGGTTGACCAGCGTGGTCTTGCCCGCCCCCAGAAAACCGCCGATCACCACGACGGGAATGCGTTCATCCAGCTTGGGGGCGGAAGCGGGGCCGGTCATGGGGGCAGCATAAGCGCGCGCGAGGCGGCGCACCGTGGGCCTGCCCCCTCAGCGGGGCGTCAGCGCGTGAATCATCGCGTAGGTGATCAGCGCCGCCGTCCCCAGCCCCAGCACCACGAACCAGGCGGGCGCGCGGCCCCCGCTGGCGCCGTTCGCCGCCGACCAGCCCAGGCGCAGGTTCACCAGCGCGAACACCAGCAAGAAGGCGTCCAGCACGTCCACACGGCGCCCGTCCCCCAGCGCCAGCGGATACGACACCAGAAACGTGAGGCCCGCCAGCGCGAGCGCGATCAGCAGTTGCAGGAGGAAGGGGGGCACGGGAGGGATGGTACGCGGTTTGGGATGCTTGGTCAGCGGGAGAGGCGAACGGCACACCTATCCCAGCTCGTGATACTGCCCCCGGAAGTACAGCAGGGGGTCGTCGTCCGTGTAGCGGGCGTATTCGACGAAGCCCAGGTAGAGGGTATGGTCCCCGGCGGGAATAACCTGCTCCTTGCGGCACACCAGTTGCGCGACGCCGCCGCCGATCAGGGGCAGGCCCTCGTGGTCGAACCAGGGCACGGCGTCCTCGGGGCCGGGGCGACCGGCGAAGTGGTCACTCAGGTGGCGCTGCGTGCTGCTCAGGACGCTCACGCCAAAGCGCGTGACCCCGTCCCCCGAGAGCAGGCCATGCATGTGGGCGCGGTTGTCCACACTCACCAGGATCAGCGGCGGCGTCAGGCTGACCGACACGAAGGCATTGGCGGTCATGCCCCGCCGCGCCTCTCCATCCGTCGCGGTGATGATCGTCACGCCGCTCGCAAAGCGCCCGAGCGTCTGCCGGAATTCATAGGGGGGAATGCCGTAGGAGTCGGTGGAAGTCATGGGAGTGAGTGTAGCGAGTGGGAGGTTAGACCCTCCTCTTTCCCCCTGATGCCCTACGGCTTTCCGCTCGCCGCCGGTTGCACGTCGCGGACCAGCAGGTCGGGATAGCGGATCACGCCGGTCTGGGGGACAGGTTCAGCCCATCGCTGGCCGCTGACCCGCACCTCGACGGGACCGGGGGGGAGGGTCAGGAAGCCGTAGTGGCCGCTGCCGTCGGTGGTGGTGCGGGCCACGACCTGCCCGTCGCGCAGGGCCTCCACCAGGCGGCCCCCGGGCGTGGGCGTCCCGACGACGCGCCCGATCAGGCCGCGCAAGGTGCGGGGCTGGCTGGTCCAGGGAACGGGCGTGGCGAGGGCGCCGCCGGGGACGGTCAGCGCGGCGCGGATGGCGGTCAGGCCCTGCGGGGTGGTCTGGCGGGTGCCGTACACGTCCAGGGTGGGCGTGCGGTACGAGTACCCCACCCAGCCCAGGCCCGACTGCACCGTGCGGGTCGCCTGGGACGCGGTCACGGCGGGGGGATTGAGATACAGCGCGGTGCCGCCCGCGACCTCCGCCCCCGCGCGCACGCTGGCGGCAAAGGCGTTCCAGCCGTCCAGCCAGGCGCCCTGGTCGCCCACCGCGTCGCGCTTGTAGTTCATCAGGACATTCAAGTCCAGCAAGCCGTCCCGCATCCAGGTGGGCCAGTCTTGCAACACGTCGGCATAGGTGCGGGTCTTGTGAAAGGCGGCCAGGTCACCGGGCGCGGGCGGCGGGCCGTAGGTGATGGTCGCCGCGCTCATCCAGGCAGTGGGCCGCACGGCCTTGACCTCCAGGGCGATGCGGCGGACCAGGGCCGTGACCTGCTCGCGTTTCCAGTTCTGCCAGCGCACGTCGGTCGGGGCCGGGGTGCCGCGCGTGCCGGTTTCCGCGCGGTAGCGGGCCAGCGTCTTGGGATCGTACCCCCAGGCCCCGCCGTCCGGGTAACGGATGCGGTCGAGCTGGACCCCATCCACCGGGTAGTTCTGCACCAGGCTGACCACGCCCGCCACGATATAGTCCGCCGCTTCGGGAATCGCCGGGTCCAGCCAGCCGTCCGAGCCTTCCCGCCAGGAACCGTCCGGACGCCGCGCCAGCCACGACGCCGCCCCCGCGTCCGGCCCGTGTTGCCGGAACACGTGCGCGGGATTGCTGTTCGGCACCTGGCTGTTGGCCACGCCCGTCACGCTCGCCCAGGCGATCACGCGCATGCCCCGCGCGTGGGCCAGGCGGGTGATCTCGGCCAGCGGATCGAAGCCCTTTTCCAGATCGGCGTCGGTCACGACGGGCAGCGCAGAGCGGCGGCACAGGCAATCGGCGCGGCGGATCGCCTGCACGAACAGCGCGTTCACGCCCAGCCGGGCGGCATCCTCGACGGTCTGGCTCACCTGCGCCCGCGTCTTCAGGCCCGGCCCGAAGGCGTCCACCCACAACCCCCGCACGCTGCTGATCGGCGCGGGGGTGGGTGCCGGGGCCAGAACGGCCGGGGTCACCGGGGCCAGGGCGGCCGGGGTGGCTGGAACCGCCGGGGGGAGCGGCGAGGCATCCGGGACCGCCGGAGCGGCCACCGGGGCCTGCGCCGCCGCCAGAGGAGCGAGCGTCAGGACCAGCAGCGCGGCGAGGAAGGGAGAGGTCTTCACAGTGTGGGCGCAGGGTAGCGCAGGGGGTCGGGAGAAACGTGAAGGGACCGGCTTCATTCCCTGGGGGTGGGGCTGGGGGGCCGCCGGGTGGGCGCTCTACGCCCCTTCTTCCTCGCCCTCGTCGGCTCCGGTGGCGGCGGGCTGGGGATTGCGGTTCTTGCCGATCTCGCGCACGCGGCCGGAGAAGCGGCCCTTGATCTCCTCGTACATCGGGTGCGCGCGGATGTCGCCGGGGCGGGCGGGGGCGGCGGCCTGGGCGGTGGGGCGGGGTTCGGGCCGGGAGGCCGGGACCGGGCGGGCAGGCACCGCGCCTGCGAAGGGCGCGTCCTCCAGGCTGGGCGGCGGCCCCTCCACCGCGCCGCCGATGTCCCCCCAGTCGGGTTCCTCGGTGATCGCCTCCACGATGTACAGCTCGCGGGCCGTGCCGGGCGGAGGCACGCGGTCCCCGGCCTGCGCGTCGGCGGGGGCCGGGGGCGGATCGGCGGCGTGTTCTTCCTCCCAGGGGGCGGCTGCGGCGTCAGGCAGCGGCGCGGGGGCCACGTCGTCCGGGCTGGGGGGCGGCGCGGGGCGCAGGGGGGCGGGCGCGTCGAGGGTGGCGGTGGCCGCCCCAGCCGGGTTCCGCTGGGCCTGGGGAGCGGTCGGCCCTTGCAGGGGGGCAAACGCCGGGCCGCGTGAGGCGCGGGGCCGGGCAGCAGGCTGGGGGGCGGAACCCTCGGGGACGGTAGCTCCCGGTGGCTCATTGCGGGCCGGGGTGGGCGCGGGGCCGGACGGTGCGGAGGGCGCAGGAATCCCGCCTCCCCCACCGCCGTCGGGGCCGCGCCCTCCGAGATTCACCCGCCGGTTTCCCTCCGGCGCGATCAGCTCGAAGGTGACCGGGCCGAAGACCTTCAGGACCAGCGCGGCGACCTCGTCGAACTTTCCGGCGATCTGCTTGGCGTGAAAGCTGCTCTTCTCGTCGTAGGTGAGGCTGACGTAACCGGGTTCGGCGTGCATCCGGGCAGGCTTGAGGAAGGCGCGCAGTTGCATGCTGGCCTGCCGGGTCACGTCGGCCCAGTTGCCCTGCACCGGAGCGGGCGCGGCCGCAGGCGGCGGAGCGGACGCGGCGCGGGCCGGAGCCTCACTGACAGGAGCCGCCCGGCGTCCACCCGGCTCGAAGGCAGGCACCTCATTCGCCGGGGCCGCCGTCCCCCGCCCACTCGCGCGCAGACTCGCCAGTTCCTTTTCCAGCCGATTCAGGCGCTGCGTCACGTCGGTGGGGACGCTGGCGGGGGCCGCCACACTGACCGTTCCCCCTCCCCCACCCGCCTCGGCGGCCAGGAGCGCGTGCGTCAGCGCCAGTTCCAGACTGAGCTGGTCCGCCGAGCGGGCAAAGCGGGCCTCCTGCTCGTCCAGCGCGGCCTGGAGCTTCAGCAGGCGGGGCACGTCCGCGCCCTCCAGGGCCTCGCCCTCCAGGCCCAGTTCGGCGTGCAGGGCCGAGGCGAAGGCCGCCACCAGGCCCTCCACGACCGTGCGGGCCGCGAAGCCCTCGCGGTACAGCTCGGCGGCTCCGGTGATGGCCGCGCCCGCGTCCCCCAGCACCAGTGCCCCGGCAATCCCGCGCACGCGCTCCCCCGGTGGCAGGCCCAGCGCCTCCTCCACCCCGGCGCGCGTCACCGCCGTGCCCGCCGCCAGCATCCGCTCTAGCAGGCTCTCGCCGTCGCGCATCGCGCCGTCGGCCAGGCGCCCGATCAGGTGCAGGGCCTCCAGCTCGGCCATCACGCCCTCGCGCCGGGTCAGGCCCGCCAGTTTTCCGGCGATCTCCTCGGGCGTCAGGCGGCGGAAGCGGTAGTGCTGGCAACGGCTGAGGATCGTCGGGATGATCTTTTCCGGCTCGGTGGTCGCCAGGATAAAGATCACGTGGCCGGGCGGTTCCTCCAGCGTCTTGAGCAGCGCGTTGAAGGCCGCGCGGCTCATCATGTGCGCCTCGTCGAGAATGTAGATCTTCTTGCCGCCGCGCATCGCCGCGAGGCCGACTTTCTCGCGCAGGTCGCGCACGTCGTCCACCGAGTTGTTGCTGGCCGCGTCGATTTCCAGCACGTCGGGGTGCGACCCGGCCCGCACCGCGAGACAGCTCTCGCACTCGCCGCAGGGCTTCGGCAGCGGCCCGGTGCAGTTGGCCGTCATGGCAATCAGGCGGGCCGTGGTGGTCTTGCCCACGCCGCGCGGCCCACTGAAGAGGTAGGCGTGCCCCACCCGCCCCTGCTCCAGCGCCGCGCGCAGCACGTCCTTGACGTGTTCCTGGCCCACCACCTGATCCCAGTTGATCGGTCGGGCGCGTTGGTAGAGGGCGCTCATGGGCGCACCTTCGGTGCAGTGAGCGGTGAGTGGGAAGTGGGGAGTGGAGAAAGACAGACATCCAATCCACTGACCACGAACCACTGACCACTGACCATGAGCCCCTTCACCCGCTCAGTCTACCGGGGCCGCCTCGGGTGCGGGGTGAGACAGATCGGGTTCGGGGTATTTCGCCGTCAGAGAAGCGGGGTCAGCGGGAGCGATTCAGCCAGCGCCGCAAAATCCGCCATGCCAGCCGCTGCTCCAGCCGCCGCAACTCCGGCTCCGTGAGGGGTGCGGCCCGCGCCGCGCGCAGAACGGGCAGGAACTCCGGGGCCAGGCGGGCTGCGCGTTCCTCCAGCACAGAGA
The window above is part of the Deinococcus metallilatus genome. Proteins encoded here:
- the mobA gene encoding molybdenum cofactor guanylyltransferase, producing the protein MPFTAAITAGGQSRRFGSDKAAARLEGQTLLEHVAASLTGCPLRLLIAPPGRYALPGWQGVPDTRPSEGPLAALEAALQAAQAEVGPGWLAFAGVDMPRLTPQYWETLARARTPDALAVLALDAEGRPQPLAALYHTDLLPHVTALLDAGERRLRAAARPESTVTVPPHVLEAVSPDALRNVNTPADLAALGKEEQ
- a CDS encoding superoxide dismutase yields the protein MKRFLALALPLALASCTMMLPGSPYTLGKQPAAGDLNPSGTVTGRVSGDTVMTQAQVMGLKPNQYYVAHYHNQGTASADPCSSGGPAIMSSKIVGMTDAGGRLTLMGSAPRADVMNATYFNIHTASDAQGTPADPGVACTAVKMGMMGM
- a CDS encoding RsmD family RNA methyltransferase, giving the protein MSVRILGGSAKGRALKVPGSARPSGARIRKSLFDLLASRAPSGTFLDLHGGSGAVGLEAASRGYEVTLVEKDAGAARTLEENSRALGLPVRLLRGDALSLLPRLGEFDVVFSDPPYVQDIPRLAGRLLASSVVVPGGLLVCQHPDRLHLPDVPGYEREERVYGSNTLTLYVRDNIGPA
- the coaD gene encoding pantetheine-phosphate adenylyltransferase, whose amino-acid sequence is MNAVFPGSFDPVTSGHMDVLTRASRIFDHVTVTVMHNARKQGHHLFSLEERLEILREATGHLPSVSVDSFSGLLVDYMRQQQKGIIIRGLRAVSDYEYELQIAHLNRQIGEVETVFIMAATRWSFVSSTMVKEIASYGGNISEMVPRASAAALRRKFAEQYAEREVGLKSPSGEG
- the metK gene encoding methionine adenosyltransferase, whose amino-acid sequence is MRKFYTSESVSEGHPDKLADFISDSLLDEFLRQEPGSRVAVETLLTTGMAVVAGEVTAHNARVDVQKTVRDAVMKVGYTRANYGFDAEYSAVLVSIHEQSPEIAGGVNFSEEWREMSEEERTRPENAFSRIGAGDQGLMFGYATDETPELMPLPISLAHGLTRRLAELRKNGTLPYLRPDAKAQVTVVRDGEPHEATQTFVDTVVISTQHGDDVSQQQIRADMLEHVIPAVIPAELLTPDTKYFINPSGKFVIGGPHGDTGLTGRKIIVDTYGGAVPHGGGAFSGKDPTKVDRSAAYYARYIAKNIVAAGLARRALVEVAYAIGRAHPVSLRVDTYGTGTVSDEKLAELVRDHFDARPQAIIAQLDLRRPIYAQTAAYGHFGRPEFPWEQTDKVGALRVAAEGLKQEV
- a CDS encoding GNAT family N-acetyltransferase → MPALLDLSPDHPHVIDLMNAQQRELRALYQDTDERTEPFDPAVLSGGGGALLAVEEGGALLACGALKRIGPDTAEVKRMYTLPEARGRGLGRQILTGLIERGRALGFRRLVLETGELQAEAIHLYESAGFRRIPNYGYYVGVEGSLCYELPLESPGRAAR
- a CDS encoding DUF3809 domain-containing protein: MLIEAQQSFTLAHPGGRAAALAFVRDAGKALARVRFLRGLSGDTRGVSGELIVPVPVLGEVDLPFHSLLTLTPDGATLTPQPVDGERAWVEVAGQAEADGAGTVTFLFHFRAHLYTPQAEGWGGAAFEKMVRAAAARTLERVAAELPAGIAAAMEADAERAGP
- a CDS encoding DUF3248 domain-containing protein; translation: MTGPSSPDLPPDLARQLEALGGQLVWRVGKDELSDDVIVRLGYASATPRFAHLPRLRSASDAELQAALAENRVVIEWVD
- a CDS encoding PaaI family thioesterase, whose translation is MTPPEPALHPDLFLPTPEDLEFLTPEELAARLHGLQGTLGERLGIQLLTATRERVSARMPVEGNRQPAGRLHGGASLALAEELASIGTWLNLDVRRQVGVGVDVSGTHVRGVTGGFVTAEAVLAYRGRSVMVWTVEIRDERGRTTTLARCTCNVLTHAQG
- a CDS encoding CobW family GTP-binding protein — its product is MTGPASAPKLDERIPVVVIGGFLGAGKTTLVNHLIRSLPRRLGVIVNEFGQTGVDGGLIERLQEDVTELTAGCLCCTGRDDLLRALVTIALREHKPDAVLVELSGVADPTPVLTTLLDRSVRAAFRLTTLVAVVDARHVLQTLQDHPEAARQLAYANVVVLNKTDLADPARLDHAEDVLRGMNPLARIVRVERGQVDAAALLARDDFDPRVLEDAQPVRHTPGLKTFTLRADRPLDPYRWQRFMTDFILTRPAEVLRVKGFLSLYGYPQRVLFQAVRDLFTADAWDEADGRAELVFIGRGLERAEYAAAFEACVTEAAPA
- a CDS encoding flavin reductase family protein, producing MTSTDSYGIPPYEFRQTLGRFASGVTIITATDGEARRGMTANAFVSVSLTPPLILVSVDNRAHMHGLLSGDGVTRFGVSVLSSTQRHLSDHFAGRPGPEDAVPWFDHEGLPLIGGGVAQLVCRKEQVIPAGDHTLYLGFVEYARYTDDDPLLYFRGQYHELG